The following coding sequences lie in one Megalodesulfovibrio gigas DSM 1382 = ATCC 19364 genomic window:
- a CDS encoding carbohydrate kinase family protein: protein MRIYVSGSLAYDRIMSFPGRFADHILPDKLHILNVCFLVDGLAEKFGGTAGNIAYNLVLLGKSPLILSAAGKDFGAYETHLRKLGLSLEGIRHVDEEFTAGAYITTDRDDNQITGFNPGAMRQPCTYEIGHSQTGGAMAIIGPGNLQDMTTLPERFNALNIPYIFDPGQQIPALTGDQLRKCIAGAHIFISNDYEMEMVCKSTGLTKAEVTDLPNICITTLGEKGSVCRNGQGLQEIDAVPVKEVKDPTGAGDAYRAGLLCGLVDGMELAAACRMGARAAAFCVEQHGTQEHRFTLDEFWSRYPLHLGDPR, encoded by the coding sequence ATGCGCATCTACGTTTCCGGCTCCCTGGCCTATGACCGGATCATGAGCTTTCCCGGTCGCTTTGCCGACCACATCCTCCCGGACAAGCTGCATATTCTGAATGTCTGCTTCCTGGTGGACGGGCTTGCGGAAAAGTTCGGCGGCACGGCCGGCAACATCGCGTACAACCTGGTGCTGCTGGGCAAGTCGCCCCTCATCCTCTCTGCCGCGGGCAAGGATTTTGGCGCATACGAGACCCACCTGCGCAAGCTCGGCCTTTCCCTGGAGGGCATCCGCCACGTGGATGAGGAATTCACCGCCGGCGCGTACATCACCACGGACCGGGACGACAACCAGATCACCGGCTTCAACCCCGGCGCCATGCGGCAGCCTTGCACGTACGAAATCGGTCACAGCCAGACCGGCGGGGCCATGGCCATCATCGGGCCCGGCAACCTGCAGGACATGACCACCCTGCCGGAGCGGTTCAATGCCCTGAACATCCCGTATATTTTTGATCCGGGCCAGCAGATCCCGGCCCTGACAGGCGACCAGCTCAGGAAGTGCATCGCCGGCGCGCACATCTTTATCTCCAATGATTACGAGATGGAAATGGTGTGCAAGTCCACGGGATTGACCAAGGCGGAAGTCACCGACCTGCCCAATATCTGCATCACCACCCTGGGCGAAAAGGGCTCCGTGTGCCGCAACGGCCAGGGGCTGCAGGAAATCGACGCCGTGCCCGTCAAGGAAGTCAAGGATCCCACCGGCGCGGGCGACGCCTATCGCGCCGGCCTCCTCTGCGGTCTGGTGGACGGCATGGAGCTGGCCGCCGCCTGCCGCATGGGGGCCAGGGCCGCGGCGTTTTGCGTGGAACAGCACGGCACCCAGGAACATCGCTTCACCCTGGATGAGTTCTGGTCCCGCTATCCCCTGCACCTGGGGGACCCCCGCTAG
- a CDS encoding carboxypeptidase M32, translating to MPADSASALQWLYEHSRETARFYSALELLAWDQRTMLAPAGHDWRGEQVAALMGLVQSRLQDPARGERLTQLETAADLSPEDEAAVFHWRREYHRAVRVPLDLVRAKVIATSKAEMVWQEARPANAWPVLQPLLEEVVRLKKEEAACLADSGQPLYDVLLDEFEPGETTARLEPLFDALAAGLRPILDAILGSPRRMSERPLQGAYPVPAQQQLNRNLCEALGFSFESGRLDVSAHPFSCAPGPRDHRITTRHCESNFLESLYGVLHEAGHSLYMIGLPEAHWGTPLGSYISLGVHESQSRLWENMVGRSLGFCRWLTPLAKDSLPCLSGLTPDKLWRSVNMVSPSLIRTEADEVTYCLHVILRFRLETALMDGRLEVKDLPEAWDAGMEALLGIRPDCPANGVMQDMHWPAGAIGYFPTYALGTMYAAQLYAAATADLGGEHAMDARMAAGEFSPLLTWLRERVHCHGMRYMPQELIRQATGQEPSPRFLLEHLARRHQDVHGI from the coding sequence ATGCCCGCAGATTCCGCCAGCGCCTTGCAATGGCTGTACGAACACAGCCGGGAAACCGCCCGGTTTTACAGCGCCCTGGAGCTTCTGGCCTGGGACCAGCGCACCATGCTCGCCCCTGCCGGGCACGACTGGCGCGGCGAACAGGTGGCCGCCCTGATGGGTCTGGTGCAAAGTCGGCTGCAGGATCCTGCCCGTGGCGAACGGCTGACGCAGTTGGAGACCGCCGCGGACCTTTCCCCCGAAGACGAAGCTGCCGTGTTCCACTGGCGCCGGGAGTATCACCGCGCCGTCAGGGTGCCGCTGGATCTGGTGCGGGCCAAGGTCATCGCCACTTCCAAGGCCGAGATGGTCTGGCAGGAGGCCCGGCCGGCCAATGCCTGGCCGGTGCTGCAACCCCTGCTGGAGGAAGTCGTCCGCCTCAAGAAGGAAGAAGCCGCCTGCCTGGCCGACTCCGGGCAGCCCCTGTACGACGTGCTGCTGGACGAATTCGAGCCCGGCGAAACCACCGCCCGGCTGGAGCCGCTCTTTGATGCCCTGGCCGCCGGCCTGCGGCCCATCCTGGACGCCATCCTCGGCAGCCCGCGCCGCATGTCGGAACGGCCGCTGCAAGGCGCCTATCCCGTGCCGGCCCAGCAGCAGCTTAACCGCAACCTGTGCGAGGCGTTGGGCTTCTCGTTCGAGTCCGGACGGCTGGACGTGTCCGCCCATCCCTTCTCCTGTGCTCCCGGTCCGCGGGACCACCGCATCACCACCCGGCATTGCGAATCCAACTTCCTGGAATCCTTGTATGGCGTGCTGCACGAGGCCGGGCACTCCCTGTACATGATCGGCCTGCCCGAAGCCCACTGGGGCACGCCCCTGGGCAGCTACATCTCCCTGGGCGTGCACGAGTCGCAGTCCCGGCTGTGGGAAAACATGGTGGGCCGCAGCCTGGGCTTTTGCCGCTGGCTGACTCCCCTGGCCAAGGACTCCCTGCCCTGTCTGAGCGGCCTGACCCCGGACAAGCTCTGGCGCAGCGTGAACATGGTCTCCCCCAGCCTCATCCGCACCGAGGCCGACGAGGTGACCTATTGCCTGCACGTGATTCTGCGTTTCCGCCTGGAAACGGCGCTGATGGATGGTCGCCTGGAGGTCAAGGACTTGCCCGAGGCCTGGGACGCCGGCATGGAAGCGCTGCTGGGCATCCGGCCGGACTGCCCCGCCAACGGTGTGATGCAGGACATGCACTGGCCCGCCGGAGCCATCGGCTACTTCCCCACCTATGCCCTGGGGACGATGTACGCGGCCCAGCTCTACGCCGCCGCCACGGCCGACCTGGGCGGCGAACACGCCATGGACGCCCGCATGGCTGCCGGGGAGTTCTCCCCCCTGCTCACCTGGCTGCGGGAACGGGTCCACTGCCACGGCATGCGCTACATGCCGCAGGAACTCATCCGCCAGGCCACCGGGCAGGAACCCTCGCCGCGATTCCTCCTGGAGCACCTGGCCCGCCGCCACCAGGACGTGCATGGTATTTGA
- the cutA gene encoding divalent-cation tolerance protein CutA has protein sequence MDARLLYITAPNMDEARSLGRRLLERRLCACVNMLPGMHAMYWWQDAIEESEEVVLLCKTTMGKVQSCIDAVRELHSYDIPCVVALPILAGNPDFLQWIEDETTPPAMA, from the coding sequence ATGGACGCAAGACTGCTCTACATCACCGCTCCAAACATGGACGAAGCCCGCTCCCTGGGGCGCCGTCTGCTGGAGCGCCGGCTGTGCGCCTGCGTGAACATGCTTCCGGGCATGCACGCCATGTATTGGTGGCAGGACGCCATTGAGGAAAGCGAAGAGGTGGTGCTGCTGTGCAAAACCACCATGGGCAAGGTGCAGTCCTGCATCGACGCCGTCCGGGAACTGCACAGCTACGATATCCCCTGCGTGGTGGCCCTGCCCATCCTCGCCGGCAATCCGGACTTTCTGCAGTGGATCGAGGACGAAACCACGCCGCCGGCCATGGCCTGA
- a CDS encoding chemotaxis protein yields the protein MSQTNILLESGTNELEIVEFYLTETLPNGKKYTGYYGINVAKVLEIIRVPKITEMPNQPHPSVLGAFNLRERIIPLVDLSQWLGKSKAGVEAEKVIVTEFNRVTNAFLVSGVTRIHRLSWEQIRPPSAQMLHFSGESITGVVNLEDRVLFILDMEKIVSELCPSLALQEMDPGDFTPPSPGQPQEDPGFFKVLIADDSGTIRNMMATNLAKLGFEVTATVDGAKAWEQLLSWKQTATDQQRPIHEYVQVIISDIEMPEMDGHSLTRRIKDDPVLKQTPVLLFSSLITESLRHKGEAVGADDQISKPDIKTLAERTRALGRRYMQSLRA from the coding sequence ATGAGCCAAACCAATATCCTGTTGGAATCCGGCACCAATGAGCTGGAAATCGTCGAGTTCTATCTCACCGAAACCTTGCCCAACGGCAAGAAGTACACCGGCTACTACGGCATCAACGTAGCCAAGGTGCTGGAGATCATCCGGGTTCCCAAGATCACGGAAATGCCCAACCAGCCCCACCCCTCGGTGCTCGGGGCCTTCAACCTGCGCGAGCGCATCATCCCCCTGGTGGATCTGTCCCAATGGCTGGGCAAGTCCAAGGCCGGCGTGGAGGCGGAGAAGGTCATCGTCACGGAGTTCAACCGCGTCACCAACGCCTTTCTCGTCAGCGGCGTCACGCGCATCCACCGCCTGAGCTGGGAGCAGATCCGGCCGCCGAGCGCGCAAATGCTGCATTTTTCCGGCGAATCCATCACCGGCGTGGTCAACCTGGAAGACCGCGTGCTGTTCATCCTGGACATGGAAAAAATTGTCAGCGAGCTGTGCCCCTCCCTGGCGCTGCAGGAAATGGATCCAGGGGACTTCACCCCCCCGTCCCCCGGGCAGCCCCAGGAAGATCCCGGCTTCTTCAAGGTGCTCATCGCCGACGATTCCGGCACCATCCGCAACATGATGGCCACCAATCTGGCCAAGCTGGGCTTCGAGGTCACGGCCACTGTGGACGGCGCCAAGGCCTGGGAGCAGCTCCTGAGCTGGAAACAAACCGCCACAGACCAGCAACGGCCCATCCATGAATACGTGCAGGTGATCATTTCCGACATTGAGATGCCGGAAATGGACGGCCACTCCCTCACCCGGCGCATCAAGGACGATCCCGTGCTCAAGCAGACGCCCGTGCTGCTGTTCTCCTCCCTCATCACCGAAAGTCTCCGCCACAAGGGGGAAGCGGTGGGCGCGGACGACCAGATCTCCAAACCGGACATCAAGACCCTGGCCGAACGCACCCGCGCCCTGGGCCGGCGCTACATGCAGTCCCTGCGGGCCTGA
- a CDS encoding substrate-binding periplasmic protein, giving the protein MLTSHLFRRALLFVLLFACFPPAVHGQPQQFVVGVETIDYYPIYAGDTGEYRGYARELLDAFASKKGYVFRYEPLPVKRLFQAFLTDQVLDFKFPDNAYWSAEMRQGVQVTYSEPAVEYIDGVMVSPARKGMPAESMKMLGIIAGFTPFEYLDRIKAGAVTLDESTEYAAMLQKAIMGRVDGAYSSVAVANYQLRDVLKQPEALAFDASLPHTRSGYRLSTIKHPAIIAEFNAFLAEEPALVQQLKDKYQAEVGVR; this is encoded by the coding sequence ATGCTGACGTCCCATCTGTTCCGCCGAGCCCTGCTGTTCGTGCTGTTGTTTGCCTGCTTTCCCCCGGCCGTGCACGGGCAGCCGCAGCAATTCGTGGTCGGCGTGGAAACCATCGACTACTATCCCATCTATGCCGGCGATACCGGCGAATACCGGGGCTATGCCCGCGAGCTGCTGGATGCCTTTGCCAGCAAAAAGGGCTATGTGTTCAGGTACGAACCCTTGCCCGTGAAGCGGCTGTTCCAGGCGTTTCTTACGGACCAAGTGCTGGATTTCAAATTTCCGGACAACGCCTATTGGAGCGCGGAGATGCGCCAGGGCGTGCAGGTGACGTACAGCGAGCCGGCGGTGGAATACATCGACGGGGTGATGGTCAGTCCTGCACGCAAGGGCATGCCGGCCGAGTCGATGAAGATGCTGGGCATCATCGCGGGCTTCACCCCCTTTGAGTACCTGGACCGCATCAAGGCCGGCGCTGTGACCCTGGACGAAAGCACCGAATACGCGGCCATGTTGCAAAAGGCCATCATGGGCCGGGTGGACGGCGCCTATTCCAGCGTGGCTGTGGCCAACTACCAGCTGCGCGATGTGCTCAAGCAGCCGGAGGCCCTGGCATTTGATGCAAGCCTGCCCCACACCCGTTCCGGGTATCGACTCTCCACCATCAAGCATCCGGCCATCATCGCGGAGTTCAACGCCTTCCTCGCAGAGGAGCCTGCCCTGGTGCAGCAGCTCAAGGACAAGTACCAGGCCGAAGTCGGCGTGCGCTAG
- the nth gene encoding endonuclease III, whose amino-acid sequence MPDTAASRRIASILATLAARYPAPETMLHWRTPWELLVATVLSAQCTDDRVNKVTPGLFARFPDVAAVAAADVAEVEELIHSTGFFRNKAKHLVATAQLLVRRYAGQVPQSMPALLELPGVARKTANIVLANAFGIQAGVAVDTHVKRLAWRMELTHSKDVLKIERDLMACIPQADWGRANHWLVLFGREVCTARAPRCRACPVASHCPRRDVAEK is encoded by the coding sequence ATGCCCGACACTGCCGCATCACGCCGCATCGCCTCAATCCTCGCCACCCTGGCCGCGCGCTACCCTGCGCCGGAAACCATGCTCCACTGGCGCACCCCCTGGGAACTGCTGGTGGCCACGGTGCTTTCTGCCCAATGCACCGACGACCGCGTGAACAAGGTGACGCCCGGCCTGTTCGCCCGTTTTCCCGACGTGGCCGCCGTGGCCGCGGCAGACGTGGCCGAGGTGGAGGAACTGATTCACTCCACGGGATTTTTTCGCAACAAGGCCAAGCACCTGGTGGCAACGGCGCAACTGCTGGTGCGACGGTATGCCGGCCAGGTGCCGCAATCCATGCCGGCACTGCTGGAACTGCCCGGCGTGGCCCGCAAGACGGCCAACATCGTCCTGGCCAACGCCTTCGGCATTCAGGCCGGCGTGGCCGTGGACACCCACGTCAAACGCCTGGCCTGGCGCATGGAGCTGACGCACTCCAAGGATGTGCTGAAGATAGAACGCGATCTCATGGCCTGCATCCCCCAGGCAGACTGGGGCCGGGCCAACCACTGGCTGGTGCTCTTCGGTCGCGAGGTCTGCACCGCCCGCGCGCCACGCTGCAGGGCCTGCCCGGTGGCGTCGCACTGCCCCAGGCGCGACGTGGCGGAGAAATGA
- a CDS encoding cyclic nucleotide-binding domain-containing protein: MKTTAEIANLFDETKWGKDFARQEVEIIAKYLSMHAYSKGEEIFRQGDKERYMAFITKGRVDIIKESHDCLEKIVVTLSPRTHFGEMAFIDEEPRSASAIARDDVNMLVLSRESFEHIAATHPAIGMKMLRNIARMISQRLRMTTGKLVYTRE; the protein is encoded by the coding sequence GTGAAAACCACCGCCGAAATCGCCAATCTGTTTGATGAAACCAAATGGGGCAAGGACTTTGCCAGGCAGGAAGTGGAAATCATCGCCAAATACCTGTCCATGCATGCCTACTCCAAGGGGGAAGAAATCTTCCGCCAAGGCGACAAGGAACGCTACATGGCCTTCATCACCAAAGGCCGGGTGGACATCATCAAGGAAAGTCACGACTGCCTGGAAAAAATCGTCGTCACCCTGAGTCCGCGCACCCACTTTGGCGAAATGGCCTTCATCGACGAAGAACCCCGCTCCGCCTCGGCCATTGCCCGCGACGATGTGAACATGCTGGTGCTTTCCCGGGAGAGCTTTGAACACATCGCCGCCACGCATCCGGCCATCGGCATGAAAATGCTCAGGAACATCGCCCGGATGATCAGCCAGCGCCTGCGCATGACCACGGGCAAGCTGGTGTACACGCGAGAATAG
- a CDS encoding Fur family transcriptional regulator, which produces MPIKQHPAHQVFQEYLAKNQLKLTPQRMCILDVFLRYRGHMASEELYEQVKKRDPHIGQATVYRTLKLLSGSGLAKEVHFGDGLTRYESTYGEEHHDHLICERCGKNMEVVDPRIEALQEELAARHGFSLTSHRMYLYGLCEECRKG; this is translated from the coding sequence ATGCCCATCAAGCAGCACCCCGCACACCAGGTGTTTCAGGAATACTTGGCGAAAAATCAGCTCAAGCTCACGCCCCAGCGCATGTGCATCCTGGACGTGTTTCTGCGCTATCGCGGCCACATGGCCTCCGAAGAGCTGTATGAACAGGTCAAGAAGCGCGATCCGCATATCGGCCAGGCCACGGTGTACCGCACCCTCAAGCTGCTCTCCGGTTCCGGACTGGCCAAGGAAGTACACTTTGGCGACGGCCTGACCCGCTACGAAAGCACCTACGGCGAAGAGCACCACGATCATTTGATCTGCGAGCGCTGCGGCAAAAATATGGAAGTGGTGGACCCGCGCATCGAGGCCTTGCAGGAAGAGCTGGCCGCCCGGCACGGGTTCTCCCTGACCTCGCACCGCATGTACCTCTATGGCCTGTGCGAGGAATGCCGCAAGGGCTGA